The Molothrus ater isolate BHLD 08-10-18 breed brown headed cowbird chromosome 2, BPBGC_Mater_1.1, whole genome shotgun sequence DNA segment GATTTAAGAATCAAGTAGTGCTGGCTTCTGGtgtttgtatttctgaaaactTCCTGCAGTTTTTAAAGGTAGATGTAAAATAATCTTTCAAATAATGCTGTCAGACAATTCAGCTAGCAATACAGCTCCCTGATAAAATGTACTTAGAATTAAATAACTGTGTCTGAATAGCTGAATTCATATTCCTTATGAAGTCATGTTTTCAGGTAATGGATCTAAAGTACTGTCATTATTAGTTCAGAAGCATTTTATCAGTTTTCTATTTGTGTAACTTGTTTCTCTTCTGTAGTAGCTTTGCTTTTGTGTAAGTGGTTCTTCAGGGTGATATGGAATGAAGTGCTAAGGGAAATTTTCCATGCTTGCAACAAAGAATTGGCAGCAGGCTTACCCCAGCACAtctgagagcagccagctcTCCATGTTATACAATTGCTTCTCTCAAGTCTTAGGAGACAGAATAGAGGGAGCTGAAGTTGGTGGTGTATCCTGCTTACCACAACAGCAAACTGAAATAGCACTTAGATTCTCCAACTCTATTTTCTTCATCCTATGTCTAGCACACTGTGGGGATTCCCAGACTCTAACATTAACTGCCAGAAAAAAgattctgcttttaatttgcAGTATGCTTTTATGCGTCTGCAACTCCATTGACTTCAGTTGTTTCTTGAAATTAGTTCTGGtgtagaagagagaaaaatttacCTCCTACtatttagaatcacagaacagtttgggttggaagggacctttaaacGTCAGCTAGTCCAAAtgccctgccatggacagggacattttcagctagattttttttttttttttttgcaaatccATTATTTTGAATAATTGTAGAAAGAgcactaaaacaaaaaaaaacctctaaaaatGTCATGGAATATCTCCAATTCCCACATATTTTTCTGATAAGTTGACATGGAATTGCAAAAATTGCTAAAGCATTAGTATGTCTCATGTAGTCCTAATGCTGCAAGTGTAACACTTGACTCATCATAAACAAGTAACTGAAAACATGAGAAAACCCTTCCCACCCACCCTAAAACATGAgctaagcaaacaaacaaaaccagtaaaGATTCCTGATAGTCTTGCTGGTAAAAAAGAGGCAGGAATCAGAAGTGTCACTTAGATGACAAATATGAGGAAAATGTGGATGGATAATTCACTCAGCCAAGTGGTAACAGCAGCATGTTGAAGAAAAAGTAAGGTGAAAGCAAGAATTTCAGCATGTATCCATGGGTATCCACGTTGCTATGGCAACCCTTCAATGGAATAaagtattttctcctttctttgggattaaaaaaaaagaaagagggatGCTTTTCTGCAAATAGGCACTtcaccttttttaaaataaaactaaaccaTTTCCTAACATAGCAGTCATTGTAAAGACACTTAAAATTCTAAAAAGGATACCATATTATTGATGTGCTATTCCAAGGTTACTCTTGccctctttttattttgaatgctTGCTAAAAGCATTCTTGTTAAATTCCTTCAAATTCCTTCACATTTCTGgatcctcctcttttttttttttttttttctttttttttccctcatgctGTTCAGCTACAGAGCTTAGATAATCAGAGCATTCTGCAGCAGATCTATGGCTGTTTTCGGGTTCAAGCTAAGGCtatttttgttcccttttgATTTTCTGGAGTGATATTTTGATCTCTTACTTTGTGCTACTTGAAGTTACTGTATTGACTGCTATTCCCTATCAAGCAATTGTTTAAATTTGGATTCAATGCTAATAAAGAAGTATCTCTACCCCAAACTCATGACTGAAAATGCAGATCTGTTCAAtctctttcattctttctcagGATAAGATGGGAGAGCCATAAATAAATGGAAGATATTAGAGGGAAATGTTAGTATTTGAAGGTAAAGTTATCACATATTttggaaattttgaaaaaattgtAACATTTCCAAAAGTCATTGAAAAATATAAGTGAAAAACATTTCTAGAAAATACCTGGAAAATGTCAGCAAATGACTTAGGTGGTGTTACCTATGTACACTGACACTGAATGTGTCTTAAATATAGCATACCTTTTATTCCTGCACCTCTTAAAGTTATACAGAAATATCACTTTGAACAACTTGTTccataaaaaaatctttattttaagaCTGTATTAGTGGGGACTAactttaaatgagaaaaacctGACTGTTTCTTAAATATATCAATTGCTACTAATAAATGTTCTGGGTATTTATTGCTGAGATAAAAATAACTTAAGAATCTGGACACAATAAAgcctttgaaaaaaacaaaaaacaactaaaCACAACTACCTGAGCACTGCATGTCTTTTAGAAAAATCCTGCTAGTAACTTACTGATTTCTGTGTATTACCTGTCTCCTCCAACCCTGGTTATCTCATCCAATATACTGTATTGATAGCTCCACTTGATACATATAACCAGTGCAATTCTGGTTTCATTTTATCCACTTCCCCACATGTACATTTTTCACACAACCATTTATTCAGCTCAGTGCAGGACAGCATAAAATCCACTTCTTTCTGACAATACAATCTAATTAAGCTAGTAGAGTTGATACAGATTCAAGCTGTTTGAAataagaagaattaaaaaaaatgggatgAAAATGCATATTTGTATCCATATCTGTTTTATGACTATGTCTACACTAAGTTAAATGTGTTCAGGAAATTTCTCACGCACTGAGGCCAAGTGACATCAAATAATCCAtgtttatttcaataaaataattttccaaggTGTATCTATGCAAACAGTCTCCTGTGAATGGTCCCTGAAATGGTTCCTGTCTGAGGGAGAAAAAGGTATGCTACAGAATAGCTTAAATAGTTCTATTACTCTATCTCCAAATTCTCGAATTTAGAGGTCTACATGCCCACTATTATTCAGAGGGCACAAATCAAGATTAAATACAGCACAACCAGCCCAGTAAGCCCAGTTGGGTGCTGATTTGTAATATGCCAGAatatcccagagctgcttgaatttctctctctgttaAATCACTAAAACTGCCCAACCTTCATTTGGGCTGCTGctacagaaataaatggaagaCAGATTTAGATGAACATAGTAGACTTCAACACCAGAAGCCACTGTTGCTATTGTCATGATGGAGTGTGTCTATCGAAGCTGATAGACCTTTGTCACTGTATTTTAGGCAATATGGCAGTGACgagcaagacaaaaaaaagccctcagTGTTAGAGTAGGACACTATAATTCAGCTATATGAGACCTTATCACTTACATATACATGTAATGTCACCGTGTTTTATGGCCTCATTTGAAGTGCTTTTAATTGCCGAGAATCACTTTTGCATTTGCCTCTCAGATCCTTTAATCAACAGATAGTATTTCTTCCCTATTACTTTGGACTACTGATGTGAATTACACAGCTGATTATTTTCTGCTCTTAAGGTTTGGTTTacttgtttgtctgtttgtttaaCACTGAAAGCAGGTTAGTTGAATTTGATAGTTTTTAATTCATGGAGGGGAGGAATACAGTGGGAGAGGGGTAGAGCATGAAAAGCCCCTGAAGCATCTGCTTCTATTTCCATCATTCAGTCATCCACTGTTTTGCAATGGTGCTAGAAATTTACGTGCATAAATCCTGCTTCTCTGACCTAACTGGCACACCAGAGTCAAGCATGTTTAACCTGCTAAAGGCCATGTTTGGACACAAAGGCATAACTGTCCCCCTTCCACTTTACTTTTATGTTCTTAATTAAAGAACCTAAACCGTACAGTCAGAAAGAAATGAGACAAAGTTACAAATGAACTGTTCTAAATAATGATTAGGACCACATAAAATCTAATTTGCTTTCTGGTATCGCCTCCTTTCTCTCCAGGAGTATCTAAGGGAAGGCAGTATGGCTAAGCCCCTATCTTGTGCACTTCACCTAATTGCTTAAAATCAGATGGGGTcattcccttcccctttccttggCCAGATCTTACCTGCCATGAGGAGAAAATTGATGCTGGGCTGAGTAAATTAGGGTTGGTGGGATGTCTGCCACCCATGTACTCATCATTGCAGACCTCACAGTCCTCTGCATCTCGCCAGTCCCAGTAGGGGATGGTGAAGTTCTCATCACCCGTTATTCTCTGGATCTGACGTTCCCACATCAGCAGAAAGACCCGATGCCAAGGCAGGAAACCAGGGGCTTCGTGGGCAAAATCAATGTCCCGCCACACATTGGACCCACCTAAGAGTGTGTCTCGAGAGGCATAATAATGCATCCACACAAAGAGATCGTACACATTGATGTCTCTGAACATGGGGTTGGAGCCATTGTTCATCTGAGCATACGTGCCCGTAGCAATAACATAGTCCTGGCTAGGGATGCTCTTTGCCAAGTTAAGATAGGCAAGAAACTTGTTCTTCTCGCTGGCAGTGAGCTGGAAGATGTTTCTTCTTGTTTTCACTTGCCTTTCAGTGCAGTTGAGCCCGGAGAAGCCAAATTTGCACTCCCCACAGTTGAATCCCATGAAGTTGCCTTCACATCTACATGTCCGGTTGTAAAATACAGAAGGCCAGTCCTCTCTGTCATCCACTCCTGAAAAAGGGAACTGTGGTCCCAGTGGAGCCTGGGAGAGAAGGATGTTCTGGCAGGACCCTCTGCTGGAAAGCTCCCCACAGGGGGAcccatctccatcccagggGGGACAGCACTCCTTGCTCAGCAAACTCTGCACGTTCGCACAGACTCTGGGGAACTGCCCGGTGGATGGCTGAAGAATGAGGAGCAGAAAACCAAGGGCAAATAGCAGCATactgacagagcagcaggagagcatcAGCGTTATGCTTGAGTGCTTGGAGTGCTCTCTCTGACCCCTCCAAAGGCCTGTGCATGAAAGGAATTCCTCCCCTCCACCAGGAATGCTTCACTGCTCACTCTGCTACAGTGCACCCTTCAATGTCCTTCCCCATTCCTACACACAGTGCATTTAGACTCAAAATACACTTCACGGTTAATCTCAATGTCACATGTTTTAAGTGAAAGCCAAGTGACTTTCCCCCCACCCTCTACAAGTTTCAAAATACAGGCATTTATTATAAACTTTCATCTTCTGCCTAGCACATGATTGCTCTCTCCTGGCAATTGGAGAGGAAGTAAAATTAAAGTTGGGAACTGAATCAATTGTAAGTTCTTAGAATTCCTAGTTTGATTATATGCTTTAGAGTAAATGGTTTGTTAAATAAAGATGTGGCAGAATCTGGTTGGTTAAATAGGAAGAACAGTGGacatagaaatgaaaaaataaagaatttgtgaacaaactattttttttacaggaagcaaaaataaaatgtggtCAAATTAAGTACAAACTAGGGCAGAaccagaaaaaattatttgacttAGCACTTTACATTTCAGTGTAAATTGCCTTTCTTGGATTAGTGCATggaaaaggaggggagggaagtAATATactttaaataagaaaataatgctTGTTCTTCTAGAATTGATAGTGTTTTCACAGTTGATGACACACAGAAGTCTCCATGACAGCCTTCTCTACAGTTTTGTGGGAAACACAGACAATCTGCCAATAGATTTTCAGAAAGCACTTTGAGCATCTGTCTCTggatcaagaaaaaaaaccattgaCTCCTGTTTTTCTCCCATCAAGCAGTTTGCAAACACCATATCTGTGTTCCTTACTCAATATGTTACTGGGCAGCCTCCAGACCACCCACCTCTTTCTTCTTGTACATTAGCCTGAGGAGAGCTGACAGAGCTGCATGAGCAGATTTAAAAGTTAGAAATTCTTTGAAGCTGCCCCTTGTAAGAGGACAACTGTTGTTTTACTGCTGGGCAAAGTGCACACGAGTTatccattattttcttcatctaCTACTGCTGTTAATAAGAGtggttttcttgggttttttttttttttcttactaaaaGCTGTGGGAATTATTTCCTTACGCTTAAGTGGGGCAGGAACAACATATAGGCAAATGAAGTGAGAACTTTGCTGGGAAATGAAGCCTTTGCTGGGATCAGGAGGTCATCACATGACCATGATGAGGAGCACGAGGTGCTTTAATCCTGTTGGCTTCTACGCCTCAGGTATTCCGGGGGATTATCCCTGAGTCCCACTTCCAGGGAGCCTGTGATGGGGGAGCCTGGAGCAAAAGGACAAAGGgaaagtatttgtttttttcaaaaaatatttctaaccATAGTCTCATGTTTACTATTTTTTACCTGATTCCCCTGGTTTCCATGTTAGGCttgtaaaatatattctatCATAGAAAGGCTActggtttggtttagttttttttgtttgtaccTGGCTGTTTGGGAAACCTTGCCATTTCGTTAACTGTTCTTCCCATGGATGCTACTACAAAAATACTATACATGAGGAGAGACCCATCTCTGAGGatagaaatatgtattttttaatttccactgAAAAGTCTCAGGGATTGGGAGAAATTTGAGGTAGAGCCACAGAGGAAACCAGAAAAGCCctcaaatatatatttatgcagACAGTGATACAAACAAATACATTCAATACCCTGTTTTAATATTCAAATGAGATTTTATGTGTCACAAAAGAAGGATATGAGCCTTGAGAATTGTCATATGATGAGTTTCCAAAGCAGCTGATTAGCCACAGAATTCCCTGTTCAATGGTTAAAATGAGAAGCCTCAAATCAGGAATGTGACTCAGGAGCAGCACACACCCTTCTTGCTTTATAGAGATGTCAATAGTTACTAGAAGGAAAACTCCCACAGAAGTGAGAAATCTTCCTGAGGCTCACCTGCTGGCATGCTTGCAGCTTTAGGATCAGATTTTCAACACTGTGCTACAATGCTAAACCGAGCTTCAGGGAGATTGGCCTATGGATTTCTGATGTGGTTGTGGAAAAAGGCAAGGAACATTCCAAGTAAAAACAACGACATTGAATGGGGGTTCAATTACCTCacaaaattaattccttgtttctTCAGAGCTGAGTGGGCTGATCTTCAAAATATCATGTCTTCCTTTTGTAAAATGCCACGGAAGTTTCCATTCTGGGCTGATAATACTGAAGCAATCAAGTAATATAAGtgggttttaaaaaattctgataGCTGGATGGCACCATGAAGGAAGTATCCTTCAGTGTTGCTTGTAAATTACTTGTTAGGAATTCATGGGGGGGTTTAGGTCTAGTTGGCTATCttgagtggggaaaaaaaaacttgggatGGGAAAATggagaataattttaattgtgGTTACTTTAAAAGTCAAGCATAAAACTGCAGAAACAAGGGCTGGATAGACAAAATTACCAGTGGAGATACAAATTGTctagagaaaaagagaaaaaaatggttaTTTGAGATTGATAAGCACAAGGACCACTTGACAATTAGAGAACAAATGGAAAGACAGATAGTCTATTAACCATCCAGGAAATTCAGTCTGATAAACCAGACTCAGATTGTGTGAACCAGTGAATGTTACCAATTCAATGCTTTTATTATGTGGCCACGTTATTTTTGATCTGATACTGGGATACCTAGATAAGGCTTAATGCATCAGAAAACAGACATTCAGAGGGGTATGAAAACACAGGCTAATTATTAGAAGCAACTTCTAGGAGcaagaaaaatgtcattgatCTGTAGTCCAAAGCAAGGGAGAAGAGGTGCTGATGCAATCAATGAAAGTATAAAAAcattagcaaaaagcaaaagacagTCTCTTCCTGTTATAGACTGCAGATAGCATATAGCAGAAAAGTAGATACCAATCTACTTACcaatagatagatagatagatagataccAATCAATCAATCTCCAGTCTGCACAAAACTTACCTTATACCTGTCAGTCATGATGACAGGACAGCATCTAAGGAAGATGCTGAAGCAATATTTCCTACAGTTTTGTTACACTACACTTACACTTCACCTCTGCTTTCAGGTCTTTGCTGAAAGGCAGCCTGACTTCTGGCTTTTGGAAACATGCTGGGCAAAGTAGAAATTTTGGTATGTGGCTCTGAATGCTTTCCTATCatctttcagaggaaaagtGTCAAACAGTTTCTGAGTACTACGTGGCTCATACCTGTGGCCATGATAGCAGGCCAGGGCCCAGATTTAACTAGGTGGATAATATTGCGCTCTTTCAGGAAATTCCTGTCTCTTCTAAGAGCTCACTGAGGTTGAAAGCAGAGAAAGTTTTTCGGTGACCTACAGGGAAATcattaatgttttttcttggtTAATGTTCTGCTAATCTTCCAAGGGAAACTTTCCTGCTGAGGGTTCAGACAAGCAATCCATCCTGTGCAAAACTAGTGGTGGAAACAACTAAGGGAGAGACAAGACCAGTCTTTCCTCTCTTGAAGCTCTCCTGGACTGTCTTTCATCTTGCAAAGCTTCATGCTCTGCCATCATGGCAGGTTCTCCACAGCTGTGTCTCAACCAGCTGAGACACAGTTTAACTCTTGCAGTTAAAAGTCTaggctcttcctcctcctttccagtGTCCTCTGATACCAGTGACTCCTCTGCAAATTGACCAGAAGAAGCTTCCTCATGGGCTGCCCATGGTGCTGGGTTTGCCTTCTGAACCAGCTGTATCTAACAAATGCCCTCTGGGTGCTTCTCACAGACTTGTCTTGCTCCATTTATCcagctctgcaaagaaaaagaaaaagaataaaaactacTAGTAGCTGTGTGttggttttctctgtgtgcaCGCTTTGGAAAACAGGTAATCAAACAGTGTATTAAGAACCATGAGAGTGACATTTAGCACAGAGCaggtcacagcagctcctggtggtaAGGCAAACATAGCTGTGCAGTGTCAAAAAGCTAAATTTGGAAAAGGAATGAGAGAATCAGTTGGGACAGGTACAGGTATATAAGTCAGCTGGGACCCTTGGAGGCTGAGGTCATCTCATATAAGCTCTTCTGGACCCAGAGCAGCTAGGCTTCCATTAAACCTAGCTTCTGCTTATAAGTAGAAGTACATCAAATAAGCAGttcaaatgcatattttttctctgaaattcaaccatacattattttattcttaaacTGATCCTTTAAATACTCAAAAGTGGTGAAAAAAATACTATAGTTTTTCTAAAGTGTATCTGAGAGATTTGCTGAGGTAAATAAAAACTTTGTGAATGGAAAAAGACCCTGAATTTTACATACCAACAAAAtatctttcaaaattaaaaaaaaaaaccacaaaaattgTGATTAAATGTGTCAAGTTCTagtggaaagaaaatatgtgcagaagaaattaatatCATATGCTGCTTTCAGATTTTCCTTTGAGTATTATCCTTACCTGCAGTAAGCTTTACCTCATTTTGGGTTGAAAAGAGGTTTAGCTGAATAGACTTACAGAAACCTCAGAAAACCTGTAAAACTTTGTGATTGTTATTGCTAGTGGGTTCTTAAAGTCTGcagttttttcttcccttgaaaCTCCCTTATCTTTGTAAGGGAAGGAGTAGAAGGAGCAATCAGATAAAACTGTGCTGACAGactacaaaataaaacatgtgGACATCTTCCATGAGATACAATGAGAGAAGGAAAGCTGTGGGAAACAAATGTTCCCTAAATCCCAGATTGCTACCTCCATACCTGCTTATTATTGTAAGATTTGCAAGCAGAGGAATGTGCTGGAATGGGCAAGAAGGAGATGACCTGCAAGCCCAATGAGTCAACAGGAGAATGGTGTGtgtcctccttcttcttcccctaCTCTACAGAGGGGAGATCCCATGGTCCTTCACTCCCAGATTagtgcagggaaaaaatgcagataACAAAGAAGATAACTATAATAGCTCCACTCACATTTCTATTAATTTAAACCTCTCTACAGCATATGAAAGATAAGGGGAAAAGACATACATTGTTTAGAATTCAAAAAGTCTTATTAACCTTCCATAACTGTCTGATAGTACTCAAAGACCCAGCTGCATGAAAGACTGTATATATGATCTCTAATTTCACACCCCCTTGCTTGCCAAATAATGACTGCaatgaaaaatcaaatcatACTGAATTTTACATTCTTGTAGAACTTCACTAATTATTCTATGgctaaataaatatataaatgagACCTTGACATTCAATTTCACTTCAATGCAAACAGTGGATAGGAAACTCTATTACTCAGACTGCAAACTCTCTgaataaagaacaaaatgtCTTGGTAAGACATTAGGCATCTGGGAAAACGAAAAACTCCTTCCAGTGTAAAATTATTCTGATAATAGCTGGCAGTTTTGAGCAACAAAGAGAAGAGGAATTATGAGAGATTTTTCTTATTGTCCTCCTTAATTTTTTGTCATTACAATGCAGTGTGTTTGAAACAAgcaaaaggagatttttttccttcctacaAGTCATAGTTAAACTGCTATGCTCATTGTAGCTGAAAATTTTGATGAGTTCAGAAACTAACCAGACAAATTCAGGAAAGAATAAgccacagaatcatagaacatcAATGCACCATCTCTGGCTCCTCAAGTCTCAGAAGCTTAAACTCCTTGAGGAAGGGAGATCACTCCAGGGAAATGACTGTATAGGCTTGTTCTTTTCCTAGATCCACAGTACATCTGCCAAGGGCCATTGAAGGAGCAGGATAGTGGACAACAAGGTCCTTTATTTTGATAATTCCTATggcaaaagcaaattaaatattgCCCAATTGCAGTGGTATCTTCAGCACAAATGTCACCAGGCATCTGGTCTGCATTGCACAGCAGTGCATATAATACAACATATACCTCCTTGATATTTGACAGCAAGATCCTTAAAGCAGTTAGAAAGCAAAAGATAAAAGATTAgagtttattttataaatttaaaaaggtaaGCCTGCTTTcaatttttcagaagaaaaagcaaaaatttggaacaaaaaaaaaagcctaacaATTTTGTGGGTAACAAAGCAGATATTGTTGAGGCTATTCGCATGAATACTGTAAACATTATTTGTGCACAAGTTATACATTCTGGGAGGCTTAATGCACCTagaaaaacatttgaaagaaatgagTGACCAGGTGTGTTCCTGgaattcctttcttctccccagGCCAGAGAACAAAGATGTAGAATAGTCCAGAAATAAATAGCTTAGAAAGCAAGTGATGCATCACTTGTGCAGGGCACTAAggtattaaataataaaaatcaaaaacttTAAGAAGTAATATGTTTAATACTTCTGACATAAGTGTAAGAGATTCTTGTGACTTAAATGGCTAAATTATCTTAAATTGTCCCTGGTCATCTGAGATGGACTTGGCCTAAGCAATTTTACCATTCCAACCTTTTTATTAGAGTATGGTTCtgacaaaaaatcccaaaccacaTAAAAATTTTGAAAGCCTTGGGTTGCAAGGTTAATTTCAGAAACTGCAAATGACTGATTGGGTTCTGATCACTA contains these protein-coding regions:
- the TYR gene encoding tyrosinase, whose amino-acid sequence is MLSCCSVSMLLFALGFLLLILQPSTGQFPRVCANVQSLLSKECCPPWDGDGSPCGELSSRGSCQNILLSQAPLGPQFPFSGVDDREDWPSVFYNRTCRCEGNFMGFNCGECKFGFSGLNCTERQVKTRRNIFQLTASEKNKFLAYLNLAKSIPSQDYVIATGTYAQMNNGSNPMFRDINVYDLFVWMHYYASRDTLLGGSNVWRDIDFAHEAPGFLPWHRVFLLMWERQIQRITGDENFTIPYWDWRDAEDCEVCNDEYMGGRHPTNPNLLSPASIFSSWQVICTRSEEYNSQEALCSATSEGPIRRNPGNNDKSRTPRLPSSADVEFCLSLTQYESGPMDKRANYSFRNTLEGFADPQTAISNPAQSGLHNALHIYMNGSMSQVQGSANDPIFVLHHAFVDSIFERWLRRHRPMLEVYPAANAPIGHNRENYMVPFIPLYRNGEFFKPSRELGYDYEYLQEPALQSFQDFLTPYLQEARQIWAWLVGAAVFGGIVTAVLTGLVRACRKKKGGTSSEIQPLLIESEDYNNISYQSNF